The sequence GTGCTCTTCGAGACTGATGAAGCAACCTTAGCCCCCATTCTTTCGGCAATTGCTTTTGCTTCACTGCGTGTCATATTTTTAAGGCTGCCGGTAAATACGAATGTTTTACCGCTGTATTCGTTCTCACCTGTTTTAGGAAAACTATAGCCCAAAACAGTAATATACTCCAAAAGCCTAGCAATCAAATTACTATTAAAATCATCTTTAAAGAAATGAATAATTTCTTTAGCCATCACCTCACCGATACCTTCGATATTGGTAAGTTCATCTTCAATATTTTCTACATTAAAAGCATTTAATAATAATTCTATATTACTGAAATGTGCGGCTAGAAGCTTAGCGGTAACTTCCCCCACATGCCTAATCCCTAGTGCGTAAATAAATCTATCTAAGGTAATGACACGTGACTTGTTTATAGCATTGAATAAGTTTTCGGAAGATTTTTTCCCCCACCCTTCTCTTCGCATTATTTTATGATCAGCTTTAATATCCCGCTCTTCAAGTGTAAATAAATCAATCGGATCAGCAACTAAGTTATCATGATAGAACTCTTCTATTTGCTTTTCTCCTAAGCCCTCGATATTAAAAGCATTACGAGAGACAAAATGCTTTAATTTCTCGATCACTTGCGCTTTACATTTTAACCCGCCTGAGCACCTTTTAGCAACTTCATCCGGATTTTTTACAACTTCACTTCCACATATCGGGCAGTAATCAGGTAGCCTGAATGCCTTCGTATCAGAAGGCCTATGATCTAAAATTACTTCAATTACTTGGGGTATAACATCCCCGGCTCTTTGCACTACTACAGTATCACCGATCCTAAAATCCTTACGAATAATCTCTTCTTCATTATGGAGCGTAGCTCTGGATACCAAAACCCCGCCTACATTCACCGGCTCCAGCTCGGCCACCGGAGTGAGCGTCCCCATTCTGCCGACTTGTATAATTATATTTTTTATTTTTGTTATCGCTTTTTCAGCTGAGAATTTATGAGCTATCGCCCACCTTGGCGCCCTACTTACTATTCCTAGCCTATTCTGCAAAACAAAATCATTAACTTTATAAACCACTCCATCTATATCATAATCAAGTGAACTGCGCTTAAATTGTATATCCTTATAATATTCTTCAATCTCCTCTACTGACCCAGCTACTTTAATATTGCTATTAATACAAAACCTTAAATCTTTAAGCTTGTTTAAAAGTTGATGCTGCGTACTTACTCCCCCTATATCTCCGCTCCAAATAAAATATCGCAAATTCCTTGATTTAGTAATGCTGCTATCGAGCTGCCTTAATGAACCTGCGGCGGCATTACGAGGATTTGCAAATATTTGTTTATTCGATTTTTCCTGAATCTCGTTAAGCTTAAGGAAATCACTCTTAAGCATATATACCTCACCTCTAACTTCAAAATCTTCCTTTAATTCCACCTGCTCAGGAAAGCTTATCACCTGCTTTAAGTTTTGGGTAATGTCCTCACCGAATTCTCCGTCTCCCCTGGTTGCACCCCTCACTAACTTTCCTTTTTCAAATACGGCGGCGAAAGATAAGCCGTCAATTTTGGGCTCACAACATAAATCAAGCGAATTATCTTCAGGTAGCCCTAAAAACCGATTAACTTTTGTAATAAATTCCTCTATATCCGTCATCTCGAAAGCATTAGCAAGTGAGAGCATAGGATATGTATGCTTAACTTTTTTAAATCTCCTATCCGGCTCAAAGCCGACCAGATCAAGCGTACTTTGTCCTCCTTGCCGCTTCAGCTCTTTTTCTAAAGCTTCCAGCCTCTTTCTTAATTCATCATATTTAGCATCTGAAATTTCAGGACTATTCAGATTATAATATAGGTAGTCGTGATGCCTGATTTCTTTTTGTAAATTAGCTATTTCTTCTGACAAACTTCTTTTCATTTACTTTACTAGAGCTTCAACTATATTTTCCATTTTCATTGTGCGGCGACCTTTTACTAAGATAACATCGCCTTCATTGACATATTTTTTGATAATTTCAGCCATTTGTTCGGAAGTATCAGTATGAGCTTCTTTCAGCTCTTTCGGTAATTCTTCATGCAAATGATTCATGTACGCACCAACCGTAAATACCTTATCGATTTTATTTTTAATAATGTCCTGAACTAATTCTTTATGGAAATTTGCTGAATTTACACCAAGTTCAGCCATATCACCAAGAACGGCAATAAGCCTTACACCCTTAGATTGATAATTACCTAAATTGCTAAGTGCGGCTTTAACTGCCACAGGGCTTGCATTATAAGATTCATCAAGTACGGTAATTTTTTTTAAATTATGGATTTCTCCTCTTCCTTTTACACTATGAAATTTTGAAAGATTATATGCCGCACAATCCACTTCGGCTCCCGCAATCTTAGTTGCGGCTAATACTGCGATACTATTATAAGCTAAGTGCTTTCCGGGGGCATTTATAGTATATTCGTATTCTCTGCCGAACAGCTCAGCCTTTATATGCGAAATACCGTTTTCCAACTTATAGCTTATCAAACGTGCCGGGGTTTTTTGTGTTTCGCTGAACCCAACTACATTAAGCTGTTTATTATGCGCCTTACTAACTAATATCTGGTGATAAGGGTTATCAAAATTTATAATTGCAAACCCGCCTGCTTGCATACTGTTAAATATTTCCGATTTAGCATCAGCTATGGCTGATACTGACTTAAAGAACTCTAAATGTACGGCTTCTACATTGGTGATGACTGCAATATCCGGAATTGCAAGCACAGTTAAGTCTGCTAATTCACCGGCATGATTCATACCCATTTCTATAATTGCATAATCACTATCTTCAGGTAGCTTAGATAGCGAAAGCGGTAAGCCTATATGATTATTATACGAGCCTTCAGTGGCAAATACATTTCCTTGATTTTCAAGAGCTATTTTTAACATTTCTTTAGTGCTGGTTTTTCCGACACTGCCGGTAATTCCGATTACTTTTCCTTTTAGTCTGCTGCGGGCAAACTTAGCCATTTTATTTAAAGCAACCATAGTATCTTTTACTACAACCACTTTTTTATTGTCATGCAGCAAATTATTATCAACGCCGCTTACGATTGCAAGTGATGCTCCTTTTTCTAATGCGTCAAATGCAAAATCATTGCCATCAAAATTTTCACCCTTAATTGCAATAAATATTTCCCCCCTCCGAATGGTTCTAGAATTTATAGAAACCCCACAAGCTGAAAATGAAACTTTTACTTCACAGCCTAAAGCTTGCTCCAGCGAAGTTTTATTCCAAATTATTTTTTCCTCTCCCTGAAAATTTTCATGAGCTTTATCAGCTAAAGAACTATTCATACTCAAGCCCTCAAACAAATTACTTTCCTACCGAATTTAGGGTCAAAACCCATATAAAGCAAGTATAAATAGCTAGTGCTTAAGATTACAAGTATACCTTTCTTAAGTAAAGAATGGGGAAAAACCCAAATACTATAATAACTGTATATAGTATATACTATATACTCAATTGCAGCTTCGATCTTTCCTCTTTTATTTCTTCAACCCAACTATTAAGCATTAACATAGAAGGATTGCGCACAAGTTTTTGTGAATGCCTATCAGGTATGGCATCCAGTATTTTTTCTTTTAATTCTTCAGGAATATAGACAGATAAATTATTATAACCTTTGGCATAGTCTTTATAATAAGGGTTCCCTTTCAACCCATTAGCAAAGCGCTGACCTATACCTTCTGTTAATGTCGATATCCCGTTTCTATAAGCAACTACCTTTTCAAGAAGATTTATCACATATAGCTCTCCTATTGCGGAAAACTTTTCTTTTTCGGTCTTTAGTAACTTAACATCAATGTGTGCACCGGCTTCTATTAAGCACTGCGCTATTTCCAGCTGTTTGATACATATATCAGCTACCCCCCTATTTTTTTTCTCAGCATATACTGTATATATCAAAGCTGTTTCATGATTATCATTTATCAGATCTATATTTGCACCTTTTCCCACAAGGTATTTCACTCTTTCTATGTCCCCATTAAGTGTAGCTATCATTAAAAGAGTGTGACTATTAACGTTTAGTAAATCTAAATTAGCACCTTTTTCAGTAAGATATTTCATTAATTCAAACCTTCTTTTCCCTAGAGCGAGTATTATGGGTGTATTAAGATCATGATTTTGTAAATTTACATTTGCCCCATACTCTATAAGAAGCTCTACCATCTCTAAATACCCTCCCTCTACAGCCAATGTTAAAGCTGTATCTCTTTCATAATCTCTTCTGAAATTTATATCTACACCGTCACTTAATAAAGCTTTTACTTTTACAAAATCCCCAGTTCCAGCCGCCTCGAGTAAAGCGATTGAATTTTGTTCAATCTTATCTTGCCATGCTACAACATCAAGACGTTGTGCGCCTGCTTTAACTAAGTATTCAGATATTTCTAATTTCCCATGCACCTCAGCAATTGTTAATGCAGTATCCCCATTAATATCTGATAAATTCATATTTGCTCCATGCTCTACAAGGCATCTTACTTCCTCAAAGTGCCCTTCGAGTGAAGCAATCATTAGCGCCGTCCAATAATAATTATTTTGTAAATCGGGATCTGCACCATGAGCTAAAAGGTACTTCACTACTTCTAAATTTCCTACTAAGGCAGCTCGCATTAACGCCGTGTCCCTATCACTGTCTCTTGAATTTATATCCACACCTTCATTTAACAAAGATTCTATCCTTGCAGTATTTCCAATTCTAGCTGCTTCGTGCAATGTGATTGATTCATTTTCTTGGCTATCGGTATTTTTCATAATTTTATATTTACCTGGTTTTTATGTAGTTAATATATAATTTAATATAAAATAAAGAAACAATTTATAATTTAAGCTTATATTAAGCTAGTTAAATATTTTCGATTAATCAAAATAATAGCTAATTGTGCTGTTGCAACATTCTATAGGTTGCTCATCTTTTTACTTTTGTAAATATATTGCATAAGTATTTAAAGATTATTTATAATTAGTTTAAAAACTATTCTGTATATTCCCACGCGTTTTCGATATGTGAAACTACTTTATTGCCTTCTAACAATATAAAATCGAACCTTACATTTTTATCATTAATACCGTTCTCAGCCAGATAGTAATTTGCCGCTTGAGATATCCTTTTGATTTGCTTATTTGATAAAACTTCATAGTGTTTTAGTTTGGTTCTCGCTTTAACTTCAGTAAATATAATAATGTCCTCATGACAAGCGATTATATCAATTTCTCCGTAAGCAGTTTTAAACCGTATTGATAAGATTTTATAACCCTTAGGTTTTAAATACTCGCATACCAACTCTTCTCCTTTTAAGCCGTATTGATAGGATTTTAGCATAATAATTAAAACTCGTTATCCTGATAAGTAAACGGAGAAGCTAAGTTTTCCGAAGTTTTCGGCTGCTCTTCTTTATTATTAAGCTGTGCAGCATAATCTCTAGCAACTTCCTCGCTAACCATTCCTTTAGAATAAAGAGCATTAATAGATTGATCCATTAGTACCATTCCTTGTTTACTGCCAATTTGCATTAAAGAAGAAACTTGGTAAAGCTTATTTTCTCTTATTAAATTTCTGATTGCCGAATTTGCAATCAAAACTTCATAAGCTGCTACCCGCTCATTGCCGTTAGGTTTAGGCAGTAACGCCTGTGAAATAATTCCTTCCAGAGAACTTGCAAGCATTGTCCTGATCATCGGTTTATCATTGGTCGGGAAAACATCCACTATCCTATCTATAGTTTTAGCGGCCGAGCTGGTATGCAATGTTCCGAAAACCAAATGTCCTGTTTCCGCGGCCGTAAGTGCAAGCTGAATGGTCTCCAAGTCTCTTAGCTCCCCTATCATTATTATATCCGGGTTTTCCCTCAATGCACTTTTGAGTGCTTTAGCAAATGAGTGAGTATTAGCGCCTACTTCCTTTTGGTTTATTAAACTTTTATTAGAAGTGAATTTATACTCTATCGGGTCTTCAATAGTTATGATATGTTTGCTGTATTGTGTATTAATATGCTCAATCATAGCTGCAAGTGTAGTACTTTTTCCGCTTCCGGTAGCACCAGTCACAACTACTAATCCTTTCTTAATTTTAGTAAACCTTTCAACTACTGCCGGCACCATTAATTCTTGCAGGTTCCTTATCTTGTCAGAGATTATCCTAATCGCAATACTTGGACCATTAATTGTGCTATAGATATTTGACCTATATCTAAATTTGTTGGATTCAATTGCAAAATCCAACTCTAAATCTTGTTTGAATATTTCAGCTTGCTGCTCATTAGCTATTGAGAAAAAGATCTTTTCTATATCTTCGGTAGTTAATTGACTTACATTCAGCTTTTGCATTACACCGCCGATTCTAACTATCGGAGGATAACCGCAAGCCAGATGCAGATCCGAAGCATTATGCTCCCTTGCGTAGGTAAGTAAGCTGTTTAAGTCCATAAAATTATCTCCCCCGTTCGAATATTATCTATCCGTTCCCTTTTGTTGTTAAAAATCTTGCTCTTTGTTTAATTATATTCAAGCTCTGCGGTAAAGCTTCACCTGAATCTCCTGCTTCAATAATTTCTTTATATAATTTCAATGCTGGTTTGTATTTACCAATCTTGTCATACATTACGGCAATATTATATTTATAAAGAATTTCCTGCGGTGAAATAATCATTGCTTTCCTAAGATAGCTTTCAGCTTTATCATATTCTCCCTGTCTTGCGTATATCATACCGATTTGTGCGAGCACCGGCGAATAATTCGGATTAGCTTTATTAAGTAGCATTAGTTCCTGCAAGCCTTTCTCCGGCGATTCTTCAGCAATTACCGCTAAAAAATTATGCAGCGCTTTCGGTTGATCCGGCTTGAGCTTCAGTACTTCTTTATAATAATACTTAGCCTCTTTAAATTGCCTTAATTTATGGTACATAATACCTAAACTATAAAGAATATTTATATTATCCGAATCATGTACAAGAGCTTTTTTATATAAAAAAATTGCTGATTCATAGTGTCCGGCTAAAGCAGCTCGGTAGCCTTTATTAATAATTTCAACCAGGGGTAGTTCAGCAGTTAATTGATTCTCAATCTTTATATTTAAATTAGTACTTTTAGAAGCGTTTCCTCCAAGATTAACCGGGACGGCAGGAGTAAACCCATAATTAATTTCCACTCCTTCTTTAGTAGGTATAGGCGGTTTAATAGCTTCCGCAATAGTATGAATCAGATCTTGTTCGGTTAAATTTTTATTAGTATTTTTAGGTATATTATTCGGCTCGATTATAACTTTAGAAGCTTTGTTATCGGCTACTTTTTTTATATCCTGGCTACTAAAAGCAAGATAAGGAAACAAAATACCTAAAATATATAACAATAATAAAACCAGCTTCTTATATTTATAAAGCATAATAGATACTTAATTGAAAAGTAATTTTTTTCTTAATACATATTAAGGTAATGATTTTTAGTTTAATTTTCAAACTATTTATCCATTCTTAAGTTATATTGTATTTCGTATATATTATGGCTTTTAGCTTATTGGACATAAGCTCTTCATAAACATATGAAGCATGCTTCATATGTTTTATTTATAAAAAGATTGCAATAATATTAAAAATTTATTACTAATTTGCCTAATGGCCGTAAGTTATATGGGCACTTAAGCTTTAAAAGCTTAGTTAAAAACTTTATTATCTGTAAAATGATTTTTAGGTAGCTGGAGCGATATATTTATAATTAGTGGTAGAACAGGGTTACATAATGCAATATTTTGATATAGATAAAACCATAGTTCTTATATTTTTGATGGCTACTTTAGTAATTGGAATAATTGCCGGCAAAGACCTCAAAAACATAAGAGAATATGCCATTGCCAATAAATCATTCGGTACACCAGTATTACTTATTACTTTGCTTGCAACGATGGTTGGGGGAGGCTCTACTACCGGAGATGTTGCTCAAATATTCGAGGATGGGATAGTTTATCTTTTAGCTATGATAGGACCGATAATAAGCGCCCTAATAATGGCTTATTATATCGCACCAAAATTTGATGGCAGATTTGACGGCATGATATCAGCAAGCGACCTGATAAAATACTTTTACGGAGTTAAGGCTGAAAAGTTTTCAGGGATTGCCGGATTCATAGCCTGCACTACATTACTTGCAATGCAATTAATCGCGCTTGGGCATTTGGCTGCAAATATTTTAAATATAAACTATACTTATGGAGTATTAATTACCAGCGGACTAATTATCGCTTACTCAACTTTCGGCGGAATTAAATCGATAACCGTGACTGCTATTCTCCAATTTGCAATGTTGATTATCATGGTACCGATCATTGCTAATGTGGCGACTAACCAAGTAGGAGGATTAGGTAAAGTTTTTAGCGGTATTGGAACCGAACCTCATATGCAAATTATAAATCACCCTAAATTCTATGAATATTTACTACTCGGGCTATTTTTCTCCTTACCTTTTAGTCTTTTCTTTCCTTCAATCATCCAGCGCTTTTTAATGGCACAAAATAATAAGCAAATCGCCCATATTACCTATGCATACGCTGTTTTGCAAATTGCCATGGTATTTATGGTAATTTGTATCGGCCTTTCCACATTAAAATTATATCCGAGTACTGAACCCCGAGTGCTGATACCCTCATTAATAAACGACTACCTTCCTCCTTTGATAAAAGGATTAGCAATTTCCGGTATGATAGCAGTTTTAATGTCCACCGCAGATTCATTTCTTAACTCCGCAGGTATACTAATCGCTCATAATGTAATGCCGCAAAAAGCCCTTAAGACTGAGCTCGGCAAACTTAATTTCATGAAGTTATGTACCTTAACGGCAGGTTTGTTGGCAATGATGATTGCCATGAGGAATTATAATATTATTAGCATATTAACATTAAGTTGTTCTCTTATACTCAGTATATTCGGCATACCTTTATTTTTCGGCATTTTAGGCTATAGGGTTTTAAAATCTTCTTTTTGGTTATGCAGCATTTGCTCTATAATTGCATCTATAGTAGCAAATAGCCTTAATATGGGGTCAGCAATTCCGATATTTACTGCTGCCCTAGGTTTTTTAGGTTATATCATCCCGCTTTTTATATTAAAACAAGGCTTAACAAAAGTTCTCTCGAATACGGAATCTCCTAAACAAGTTAGCACTGTAACCTATGAAAAAATGATTAAGATGATAGTTAAGCATTTACCTACTCCTAAGAATATATACAGGTATTCTAAAACCAAAGTAGAAAATTTTGGTGCTAATCATCTAATGTTCGGAATATTTTGTTGTGTTAACTACATCGTGCCTTACTTTATGTGGACTCATCAAAAACCGCTTAATTACTTTGTAATGCTTAGCTTAAGGTTAATTGCCGGGCTACTATGCGTCGGATTATTATTTAAAGAATATTGGCCTAAACGATTTAAGAAATATTTCCCCCTGTATTGGCACCTTACTCTTATGTATTGTTTGCCATTTGTAACTACCGTTATGTTTATTGTTATGAGTGCGGATGTTGAATGGCTGATCAACTTAACTTTAGCTATTATGTTGCTTGCAATGCTTGTCGATTGGACAAGTTTTATTATAATATTTCTCACCGGTGTATTACTGGGCTATCTATTTTATGAGGCGGCAATCGGTGCACCTATCCCTCAGGTTGATTTTGATACTGTTTATTTATCTATCTATGTTTGTGTTTTTGCTACATTAATAGGTTTATTATTTGCAAGACGTAAAGAAATTGATACGGAGGAAAAATTAGAGGTAATGCGTTTTTTCGGCGGCGCAATGGCACATGAAGTAAAAACTCCTCTTGCTGCTATTGATATGTGCGCTCAGCATATAGATATTACTTTATCAAGAATGATTTCAACTCTGGAATCCGGCTCATCCGGCAATTCTGTTTTAAAGGAATGTTCCGAACTTAAAGATTTAGCCTTAACCTTAAGAAAAATTAGCTCGCAAGGAATAAATACGGTAGGCAATCTACTAATGTCTTTGAAAAGCTCGGTGATCGCTGAAGATAAAAATGAGTATTATTTAATAGATTGCATAGACCATGTGTTGGTAGAGTTCGGGAGAGAATTTGCTAAGCTTGAAAATATAGATGTTAATATTCCCTGCAACTTCAAGTTTTACGGATCTATGCATTATATGGAGCAGGTTTTCCAAAACCTTTTTAATAATGCATATAAATACGGCGGAGAAAACGTAAATATTAAGATTTGGACTGAGGATAACAAATTGATTTTTGAGGATAATGGAAGAGGTATACCTAGCCAAGATTTACCATATATATTTGATAGGTTTTATACTAAAAGTAAAGATGGCACAGGAATCGGATTAGCATTTTGTAGAATGGTTATGGAAGATATGGAAGGGGGTATCTACTGTAAATCAGAGCTAAATAAATATACTCAATTTACTTTAGAGTTTCCGAAGAAGCTCAAAAATGAAGAACTAAAAGAAGAAGAGAAATCTATATTGGTAACTGCCGGTTAGCAGCATCAAGTAAAATGATTATTTTCGTCCGATAAAGATTGAAGAAGTCATAAAAATGTATTATATTTATAATTGTCAGCAATGACTATGGTAATAAATGTCGCTTATAATAGGCGTTTTGGACTCGGGGGCGGTACCCGACGCCTCCACCATTAAAAAATTATGGGGGCGAACTAGCTTCGACAGGCGTTAAAAAAAGTAGATTTTACCCGGTATGATACCACCGATTATGGGTCAAAATAGTAAATGCAAACGATAATTTTGCTAGCAATGAAAGATTCGCTCCTATGGCTCTAGCAGCTTAAGTGTGAATTAATCATTAGCGGTTTGGGGGCTACCGGGCAACAGAAAGCCCCTTCTTTTAACTATTAATAGGATAAAAGTGAAGAAATACGATAGCGATAATATCTTTGCTAGAATTATAAGAAATGAGATTCCTTGTAATAAGATTTATGAAGATAATAATATAATTGCTTTCCATGACCTTAATCCGGCTGCTCCACTTCATATTTTAGTAATTCCGAAGGGAGAATATACTTCCTATGATGATTTCATTCTAAAAGCCTCCGAGCAGGAAATTGCACATTTTTTTAAAATGGTTAGAACCCTTACACATGATTTCAACCTTGCTGAAAGCGGATACAGATTAATTACCAACCATGGTAGTGACGGAATGCAAACCATACCTCATTTTCATCTACATATATTGGGCAAAACTAAGCTTGGTGCATTAGTTGCTGATGATCAATATCACAAAGATTCATAAATGCTGAAGCAAATAAAATATTTATCGGAAGCTTTACTTGCTTGCATATACTTTCTGGTTTGCTACTTATTGCCTCTGGAAGTTGCATCTTCCTTAAGCGGTAAATTACTTGAAATAATAGGATGTCTATTTAAAGCGAACAAGGTAGCTTATAAAAACCTTACCTTATGTTTTCCGAACCTTAGCGAGCAAGAGAAACATAAAATAATAAAAAAAATGTGGAATAATTTAGGGAGAGTGATTGGTGAGATTCCTCACTGGCAAACCATGTCTTCAAAAAAGTTTACCGAGCAGGTAACCATATGCGATTATTCAAACGGAGGCTTTCAAAAGGTCAAAAGTGCACTTTTTCTTTCCGCCCATTATGGTAATTGGGAAATTTTTCCGCGTTTCTTGAAGGAAAATAATTTAAATCTTTCACTGGTTTATCGGCCGGCTAATAATCCTTTTGTAGATTATATAATTAGCAGAGCGCGCCACAAGCATGGAATACTTTTAATAAAAAAAGGGATCGGCGGTATACGCAAAATTATGGAGAGCTTAAAATTAGGGCACTTAATCGGCATGCTGGTTGATCAGAAGACTAATGACGGCATTGAAGTACCTTTTTTTAATCTTCCCGCCCGAACTACTTCGGCTCCGGCGAATCTGGCTTTAAAGTTTAATATCCCGATTTACCTTGCTTGCGTTACACGTATTAGGGGAGCGCAATATAAAATTGAAATTTTCCCGGCTATAATTGCAAGTACAGAAGAAAATACTCATTCCATTACGAGTAGAATTAACCTAAAAATGGAACAATGGATTAGAAAAGACCCGACCCAATGGTTTTGGGTTCATAAACGCTGGGATAAGAAACTTTATTATGATTGATAAAAGATAATGATTCCTGCAAAAGCCTTAAGTTTTAGTAATTAATATCTGTTATGCTCTTCCTCTATCAGGTTGTTTTTGTACTAATTCTCCGGCTTTTTCCATTACTTTACACATAGATTCAAGTTGGCTAACCCCGTCTCTTGTCACCTCGCCTTTACTATATTTTATGCCCTCATTAACTGCCCAAGTAGCTAACCCACCTACAACCCCGGCTACCATAGGTCCTTCTATAGCAAGAATAAGCCCTGCGACAAGGCCTGCACCCGGTACAAGAACCGCAAGCGCGACTCCGGCCGCAATTGCAGCTGCGGCAGCAACGACGGTTACTATAGTCCCCACAGCTATTGCTATTTTAGATTGCAGGTCTTTTTTAGCCGAATCAATACCCTTTCCTTGTTCTATACTTGCTGCTAAATTATCTACACAAGAATTAATAATATTATCCAGCTCTCTAGAATTTTTATTTAACTTATCCTCTAAAAGGTTAGCAGCCTTAATTTTTTCTTGTAACTCTTGCGGGATATTTTGAGAAGCATGTTGGTTATTATCTCCTTTCGAGTCTTGTTGTGGGTTTTTCAAGCTTTCTATAGCAGAAACTATAAAAAAAGGACTAGCTTTATTAGCAGGATCGAATTTAACTTCTAATGGAACATCTAAATTTGAAAAGTATTCACCAACCTTTTCAGCAAGTTCTATTTTTAATTTGTTTTTTACATTATTCTTTATATCTTCAGGAATGTTTGCTTTCGTATTTGATCTATCTTTTTTCAGCTGTTCAATGATATCCTCAATTCTATCTTCTAAACCTTCTTTAAATTTTTCCGTAGCTTTTTTAACTTTTTCTTTTTCTAAAAATTTTGTATTGCTGCGGCTAGTTTGGCTTGGTTCAGTTGGAAAAAAAAACATATCTACTTTCT comes from Candidatus Jidaibacter acanthamoeba and encodes:
- a CDS encoding YraN family protein, with translation MLKSYQYGLKGEELVCEYLKPKGYKILSIRFKTAYGEIDIIACHEDIIIFTEVKARTKLKHYEVLSNKQIKRISQAANYYLAENGINDKNVRFDFILLEGNKVVSHIENAWEYTE
- a CDS encoding UDP-N-acetylmuramoyl-tripeptide--D-alanyl-D-alanine ligase — protein: MNSSLADKAHENFQGEEKIIWNKTSLEQALGCEVKVSFSACGVSINSRTIRRGEIFIAIKGENFDGNDFAFDALEKGASLAIVSGVDNNLLHDNKKVVVVKDTMVALNKMAKFARSRLKGKVIGITGSVGKTSTKEMLKIALENQGNVFATEGSYNNHIGLPLSLSKLPEDSDYAIIEMGMNHAGELADLTVLAIPDIAVITNVEAVHLEFFKSVSAIADAKSEIFNSMQAGGFAIINFDNPYHQILVSKAHNKQLNVVGFSETQKTPARLISYKLENGISHIKAELFGREYEYTINAPGKHLAYNSIAVLAATKIAGAEVDCAAYNLSKFHSVKGRGEIHNLKKITVLDESYNASPVAVKAALSNLGNYQSKGVRLIAVLGDMAELGVNSANFHKELVQDIIKNKIDKVFTVGAYMNHLHEELPKELKEAHTDTSEQMAEIIKKYVNEGDVILVKGRRTMKMENIVEALVK
- a CDS encoding type IV pilus twitching motility protein PilT, coding for MDLNSLLTYAREHNASDLHLACGYPPIVRIGGVMQKLNVSQLTTEDIEKIFFSIANEQQAEIFKQDLELDFAIESNKFRYRSNIYSTINGPSIAIRIISDKIRNLQELMVPAVVERFTKIKKGLVVVTGATGSGKSTTLAAMIEHINTQYSKHIITIEDPIEYKFTSNKSLINQKEVGANTHSFAKALKSALRENPDIIMIGELRDLETIQLALTAAETGHLVFGTLHTSSAAKTIDRIVDVFPTNDKPMIRTMLASSLEGIISQALLPKPNGNERVAAYEVLIANSAIRNLIRENKLYQVSSLMQIGSKQGMVLMDQSINALYSKGMVSEEVARDYAAQLNNKEEQPKTSENLASPFTYQDNEF
- a CDS encoding tetratricopeptide repeat protein; the encoded protein is MLYKYKKLVLLLLYILGILFPYLAFSSQDIKKVADNKASKVIIEPNNIPKNTNKNLTEQDLIHTIAEAIKPPIPTKEGVEINYGFTPAVPVNLGGNASKSTNLNIKIENQLTAELPLVEIINKGYRAALAGHYESAIFLYKKALVHDSDNINILYSLGIMYHKLRQFKEAKYYYKEVLKLKPDQPKALHNFLAVIAEESPEKGLQELMLLNKANPNYSPVLAQIGMIYARQGEYDKAESYLRKAMIISPQEILYKYNIAVMYDKIGKYKPALKLYKEIIEAGDSGEALPQSLNIIKQRARFLTTKGNG
- a CDS encoding ankyrin repeat domain-containing protein, whose product is MKNTDSQENESITLHEAARIGNTARIESLLNEGVDINSRDSDRDTALMRAALVGNLEVVKYLLAHGADPDLQNNYYWTALMIASLEGHFEEVRCLVEHGANMNLSDINGDTALTIAEVHGKLEISEYLVKAGAQRLDVVAWQDKIEQNSIALLEAAGTGDFVKVKALLSDGVDINFRRDYERDTALTLAVEGGYLEMVELLIEYGANVNLQNHDLNTPIILALGKRRFELMKYLTEKGANLDLLNVNSHTLLMIATLNGDIERVKYLVGKGANIDLINDNHETALIYTVYAEKKNRGVADICIKQLEIAQCLIEAGAHIDVKLLKTEKEKFSAIGELYVINLLEKVVAYRNGISTLTEGIGQRFANGLKGNPYYKDYAKGYNNLSVYIPEELKEKILDAIPDRHSQKLVRNPSMLMLNSWVEEIKEERSKLQLSI
- the ligA gene encoding NAD-dependent DNA ligase LigA, with the translated sequence MKRSLSEEIANLQKEIRHHDYLYYNLNSPEISDAKYDELRKRLEALEKELKRQGGQSTLDLVGFEPDRRFKKVKHTYPMLSLANAFEMTDIEEFITKVNRFLGLPEDNSLDLCCEPKIDGLSFAAVFEKGKLVRGATRGDGEFGEDITQNLKQVISFPEQVELKEDFEVRGEVYMLKSDFLKLNEIQEKSNKQIFANPRNAAAGSLRQLDSSITKSRNLRYFIWSGDIGGVSTQHQLLNKLKDLRFCINSNIKVAGSVEEIEEYYKDIQFKRSSLDYDIDGVVYKVNDFVLQNRLGIVSRAPRWAIAHKFSAEKAITKIKNIIIQVGRMGTLTPVAELEPVNVGGVLVSRATLHNEEEIIRKDFRIGDTVVVQRAGDVIPQVIEVILDHRPSDTKAFRLPDYCPICGSEVVKNPDEVAKRCSGGLKCKAQVIEKLKHFVSRNAFNIEGLGEKQIEEFYHDNLVADPIDLFTLEERDIKADHKIMRREGWGKKSSENLFNAINKSRVITLDRFIYALGIRHVGEVTAKLLAAHFSNIELLLNAFNVENIEDELTNIEGIGEVMAKEIIHFFKDDFNSNLIARLLEYITVLGYSFPKTGENEYSGKTFVFTGSLKNMTRSEAKAIAERMGAKVASSVSKSTNFVVAGEDAGSKLENAKKLGVSILPEEAWINIAKQIG